From Selenomonas ruminantium AC2024, a single genomic window includes:
- a CDS encoding type I restriction-modification system subunit M, whose translation MANNSSANIGFEKQIWDAACELWGHIPAADYRKVIIGLIFLRYIGNAFEKQYNKLVADGDGFEDDPDAYEAENIFFVPEDARWSKIAAAAHKPEIGTVIDNAMRAIEDDNKKLKNVLPKNFASPDLDKRVLGNVVDLFTNMNMDDTEESKDLLGRTYEYCIAQFAAYEGVKGGEFYTPASIVKTIVSVLRPFSNCRVYDPCCGSGGMFVQSAKFIQAHSNMRGVISVYGQESNADTWKMAKMNLAIRGIDANLGEHQADTFFNDIHGDSLKADFIMANPPFNLSNWGQDKLKDDKRWKYGLPPAGNANYAWIQHMIHHLAPNGKIGLVLANGALSTQTRGEGEIRKNIIEDDLVEAIIAMPTKLFYSVTIPVTLWFITKNKKQKGKTLFIDARDIGHMVDSKHRDFTDEDIAKLADTVAAFQNGTLEEVKGFCAAATTEEIAKQDYILTPGRYVGIAEQEDDGEPYEEKMKRLTGELSGLFAKSHELEDKIRKNLEAIGYEV comes from the coding sequence ATGGCGAATAACAGCAGTGCCAATATCGGCTTTGAGAAACAAATATGGGATGCGGCCTGTGAGCTTTGGGGGCATATTCCTGCGGCTGATTATCGTAAGGTAATTATCGGCCTTATCTTTTTGCGTTATATTGGCAATGCTTTTGAAAAACAGTATAACAAGCTGGTAGCAGATGGTGATGGGTTTGAAGATGACCCGGATGCTTACGAGGCAGAAAATATCTTTTTTGTGCCGGAAGATGCCCGGTGGAGCAAGATTGCTGCAGCTGCCCATAAGCCAGAGATTGGTACTGTTATCGATAACGCCATGCGGGCTATTGAAGATGACAATAAAAAGCTCAAAAATGTCCTGCCTAAGAACTTTGCCAGCCCGGATTTGGATAAGCGGGTACTGGGCAATGTAGTTGACCTCTTTACCAACATGAATATGGATGATACGGAGGAGAGCAAAGACCTTTTGGGGCGAACTTATGAATATTGTATTGCGCAGTTTGCCGCTTACGAAGGTGTAAAAGGCGGCGAGTTCTATACACCTGCCAGTATCGTTAAAACCATTGTATCTGTACTTCGTCCGTTCTCGAACTGTCGGGTATATGACCCCTGCTGTGGCAGTGGCGGGATGTTCGTACAAAGCGCAAAATTCATTCAGGCACACAGCAATATGCGCGGCGTAATTTCTGTCTATGGGCAGGAATCCAATGCCGACACGTGGAAGATGGCAAAGATGAATCTGGCAATCCGCGGCATTGATGCCAACCTTGGTGAACATCAGGCGGATACGTTCTTCAATGATATTCACGGCGACAGCTTGAAAGCCGATTTCATCATGGCGAATCCTCCGTTTAATCTTTCCAACTGGGGACAGGACAAGCTGAAAGACGACAAACGTTGGAAATATGGTCTGCCCCCTGCAGGCAATGCCAACTATGCGTGGATTCAGCACATGATACATCATCTGGCACCGAACGGAAAAATCGGTCTGGTGCTGGCCAATGGTGCCTTGTCTACACAAACGCGCGGTGAAGGCGAAATCCGCAAAAACATTATCGAAGATGATTTGGTGGAAGCCATCATTGCCATGCCTACAAAACTTTTCTACAGTGTCACCATTCCGGTAACACTGTGGTTTATCACCAAGAATAAAAAGCAAAAGGGCAAGACCTTATTTATTGATGCCCGGGATATTGGACATATGGTTGACAGCAAACACCGCGACTTCACCGATGAAGATATAGCGAAACTGGCGGATACTGTAGCGGCTTTCCAAAATGGCACCTTGGAAGAAGTAAAAGGCTTTTGTGCCGCTGCCACCACAGAAGAAATTGCTAAACAGGATTATATCCTGACCCCAGGACGCTATGTAGGTATTGCTGAACAGGAAGATGACGGCGAACCCTACGAAGAAAAGATGAAGCGGCTAACAGGCGAACTTTCCGGATTGTTCGCTAAATCCCATGAACTGGAAGATAAGATTCGGAAGAATCTGGAGGCGATTGGGTATGAAGTGTGA
- a CDS encoding nucleotidyltransferase family protein gives MNNQIITFKYISSVAKPLAKKYHVKAIYLFGSYARGEADENSDVDFLVYIDEEFRLTNVLALGEELREALQKRVDIFEIHEINKDSDFYRNVMREKVLVV, from the coding sequence ATGAATAATCAAATTATCACATTTAAATATATATCTAGTGTGGCAAAGCCATTAGCAAAAAAATACCATGTGAAAGCGATATACCTGTTTGGCTCCTACGCTCGTGGTGAGGCTGATGAGAATAGTGATGTAGATTTTCTCGTCTACATTGACGAAGAATTCAGGCTGACAAATGTACTTGCCTTGGGAGAGGAACTGCGTGAAGCTCTGCAAAAGAGGGTTGACATCTTTGAAATCCATGAAATAAATAAGGATAGCGATTTTTATAGAAATGTTATGAGGGAAAAGGTTTTAGTAGTATAA
- a CDS encoding DUF4276 family protein, with translation MYFQFLIEDKSGKVLVEKIMDKLCEVESNLFYECKYFHGIGGFTKKNTVKETKTGKLLNDLATYLRGFDKSLKFMPDGAAVFVVLDNDTRETEVFRNELEQVAISNNISIDHVFCIAVEEMEAWLLGDEAAIKSAYPEARLNYLKNYKQDSICGTWEILAEIVYEGGMKRFAEECPTFVEAGRLKSEWAEKIGQYMDLDNNHSPSFQFFIGEVRRRLSA, from the coding sequence ATGTACTTTCAATTCCTAATAGAAGATAAATCAGGTAAGGTTCTTGTCGAAAAAATCATGGATAAATTATGTGAGGTAGAGAGTAATCTTTTTTATGAATGCAAATATTTCCATGGGATAGGTGGTTTTACGAAGAAAAATACTGTGAAAGAGACTAAGACGGGGAAACTGCTGAATGACCTAGCGACTTACCTTAGAGGGTTCGACAAGAGTTTGAAGTTTATGCCTGATGGTGCTGCTGTTTTTGTGGTTTTAGATAATGATACAAGAGAAACAGAAGTTTTTAGAAATGAACTTGAGCAAGTTGCAATAAGTAATAATATTTCAATAGACCATGTCTTTTGTATAGCTGTTGAAGAGATGGAAGCATGGCTATTAGGGGATGAGGCAGCTATAAAATCAGCTTACCCGGAGGCAAGATTGAATTATTTGAAAAACTATAAGCAGGATAGCATTTGCGGAACCTGGGAGATTTTAGCTGAGATTGTCTATGAAGGTGGCATGAAGCGGTTTGCAGAAGAGTGCCCTACTTTTGTCGAAGCAGGAAGATTAAAAAGTGAATGGGCTGAAAAAATAGGGCAATACATGGATTTAGATAACAACCATTCTCCTAGTTTCCAATTTTTTATTGGAGAAGTAAGACGTAGATTGTCTGCATAG
- a CDS encoding type I restriction endonuclease subunit R — MPNAYTEADYESSVMELFAGLGYEVVYGPEIERDQRSPLYDEVLEDYIRRLNADLPEDAIADALFKLRNFDNGDLVLCNEVFMDYLQNGVPVRYTVKGEERAAIAYLVDYDNPANNSFIAANQWTYIENSTKRPDVVLFLNGLPIAIIELKSPSREETDASEAYLQLRNYMKEIPSLFIYNAICVMSDMMTSKAGTITSGEDRFMEWKTTDGSYENTQYAQFDTFFEGIFERSRLLDILQNFICFSNDGLSKVKILAGYHQYFAVRKAIDSTKHATVTDGKGGVFWHTQGSGKSLSMVFYVHLLQAALNSPTVVVITDRNDLDDQLYGQFAKCKAFLRQEPVHAESREHLKNWLAGRQANGIIFTTMQKFEESDEPLSERRNIIVMADEAHRSQYGLTEKIVMTHNEEGQEVAKRVVGTARIIRNSLPNATYIGFTGTPISAKDRSTREVFGDYIDIYDMTQAVEDGATRPVYYESRVIKLHLDEATLKLIDAEYDLMAQNADAATIEKSKRELGQMEAVLGNDKTINSLVEDILDHYENYRENLLTGKAMIVAYSRAIAMKIYRRILELRPAWTEKVAVVMIESNKDPEDWRQIIGNKHRRDELAQKFKDNNSPLKIAIVVDMWLTGFDVPSMATMYVYKPMSGHNLMQAIARVNRVWRDKEGGLVVDYVGIASALKRAMNDYTVRDKKNYGDTDIAKVAYPKFLEKLSVCRDLFYGYDYRKFSTGSDLQRAKTITGAVNFIVDREKDKEKDAFIKEALLLHQALSLCSSIAPETERFEAAFFEAVRVLVLRLTHQGTGQKISLPEMNQRINDLLQQSIKSDGVINLFSDVEREFSLFDPKFLEEIAKMKEKNLAVELLKKLIAEQVQIYRRTNVVKSEKFSEIIQRAMNAYLNGMLTNEQVIEELLNLAKQISKAQQEGKQLGLTADELAFYDALTKPQAIKDFYENEELIAITKELADTLRRNRTIDWQKRSSARARMRMLIKKLLKKHKYPPEGMEDAVQTVMLQCELWTDNSVDMQYEFESEMPLAAETKARYD; from the coding sequence ATGCCAAACGCATATACCGAAGCGGATTATGAGAGCTCTGTTATGGAGTTATTTGCCGGGCTGGGCTATGAGGTGGTTTATGGTCCGGAGATAGAGCGTGACCAGCGCAGTCCGTTGTATGATGAGGTATTGGAGGATTATATTCGGCGCCTTAATGCAGATTTGCCGGAAGATGCCATTGCGGATGCGCTTTTTAAGCTGCGCAATTTTGATAATGGTGACCTTGTTCTGTGCAATGAAGTCTTTATGGATTATCTGCAGAACGGGGTTCCGGTGCGCTATACAGTAAAGGGGGAGGAACGTGCGGCTATTGCTTATCTGGTGGATTATGATAATCCTGCCAATAACTCCTTTATTGCGGCGAATCAATGGACATATATTGAGAACAGCACCAAGCGCCCGGATGTGGTGTTGTTTCTTAATGGTTTGCCCATTGCCATTATAGAACTCAAGTCTCCTTCCCGTGAGGAAACGGATGCCAGTGAAGCATATTTGCAGCTGCGGAATTATATGAAGGAAATTCCGTCGCTGTTTATTTATAATGCCATTTGTGTAATGAGCGATATGATGACTTCCAAGGCGGGGACTATCACTTCAGGCGAAGACCGTTTTATGGAGTGGAAAACGACGGACGGAAGTTATGAGAATACCCAGTACGCCCAGTTCGACACGTTCTTTGAAGGGATATTTGAACGAAGTAGATTGTTGGACATCCTGCAGAATTTTATCTGTTTCTCTAATGATGGACTGTCAAAGGTGAAAATTTTGGCAGGGTATCATCAGTATTTTGCTGTCCGTAAGGCGATTGACTCAACAAAACACGCTACAGTTACCGATGGTAAAGGTGGCGTGTTTTGGCATACTCAAGGGAGTGGCAAGTCATTGTCGATGGTATTCTATGTACATCTGCTGCAGGCGGCGTTGAACAGTCCAACTGTGGTGGTGATAACAGACAGGAATGACCTTGATGACCAGCTTTATGGACAGTTTGCCAAGTGCAAGGCATTTTTGAGGCAGGAACCTGTTCATGCGGAGAGCCGGGAGCATTTGAAAAACTGGCTGGCAGGACGACAAGCCAATGGGATTATCTTTACAACCATGCAGAAGTTTGAGGAATCAGATGAACCGCTGTCAGAACGACGGAATATTATTGTAATGGCTGATGAGGCACACCGTTCGCAGTATGGGCTGACAGAAAAAATTGTGATGACTCATAATGAGGAAGGTCAGGAAGTTGCCAAGCGCGTGGTAGGTACGGCGCGGATTATCCGCAATAGCCTGCCTAATGCGACCTATATCGGTTTTACCGGTACACCGATTTCTGCCAAGGACAGAAGCACCCGTGAGGTTTTCGGCGATTATATTGATATTTATGATATGACGCAGGCGGTAGAGGATGGAGCAACTCGGCCTGTGTATTATGAGAGCCGGGTTATTAAACTGCATTTGGACGAGGCGACATTGAAACTCATTGATGCTGAGTATGATTTGATGGCACAGAATGCGGATGCTGCTACTATTGAAAAAAGCAAGCGTGAGCTTGGGCAGATGGAGGCCGTTCTGGGGAACGATAAAACCATTAATTCTTTGGTAGAGGATATTCTTGACCATTATGAAAACTACCGGGAAAACTTGCTGACGGGCAAGGCTATGATTGTAGCTTACTCCCGCGCTATTGCCATGAAGATTTATCGGCGTATTCTGGAATTGCGTCCTGCTTGGACGGAAAAAGTTGCCGTGGTTATGATCGAGAGCAACAAAGATCCGGAAGATTGGCGGCAAATTATTGGCAATAAGCATCGGCGGGATGAACTTGCGCAGAAGTTTAAGGATAATAACAGCCCACTAAAAATTGCGATTGTGGTCGATATGTGGCTGACTGGTTTTGATGTGCCGTCTATGGCTACCATGTATGTCTATAAACCAATGAGCGGGCACAATCTCATGCAGGCCATTGCCCGTGTCAATCGGGTGTGGCGGGACAAGGAAGGCGGCCTTGTGGTAGATTATGTGGGGATTGCATCTGCGCTCAAACGGGCTATGAATGATTACACTGTGCGGGATAAGAAGAATTATGGTGATACGGATATTGCTAAGGTGGCCTATCCAAAATTCCTTGAGAAATTATCTGTTTGCCGGGATTTGTTCTATGGCTATGATTACAGAAAATTTTCCACTGGTTCAGATTTGCAAAGGGCGAAAACGATAACCGGTGCGGTGAACTTCATCGTTGACCGGGAGAAGGACAAGGAAAAAGATGCCTTCATCAAGGAGGCGCTGCTTCTCCATCAAGCACTTTCGCTTTGTTCGTCTATTGCACCAGAGACTGAACGGTTTGAGGCAGCATTCTTTGAAGCGGTGCGGGTTCTTGTCCTGCGGTTGACCCATCAGGGGACAGGGCAGAAGATTTCTTTGCCGGAAATGAATCAACGGATTAATGACCTTTTGCAACAAAGCATCAAGAGTGATGGTGTTATTAATCTTTTTTCAGATGTAGAGCGGGAGTTTTCCCTGTTTGACCCTAAGTTTTTGGAAGAAATCGCCAAGATGAAAGAGAAAAATTTGGCGGTGGAGTTGTTAAAAAAACTTATTGCCGAGCAGGTACAGATTTATCGTCGTACCAATGTGGTGAAGTCAGAGAAGTTCAGTGAAATCATCCAGCGGGCAATGAATGCTTATCTCAATGGGATGTTGACCAATGAACAGGTGATAGAGGAACTTTTGAATCTCGCCAAGCAAATATCCAAGGCACAGCAGGAAGGAAAACAATTAGGGCTGACTGCTGATGAGCTGGCTTTTTATGATGCGTTGACCAAGCCGCAGGCAATTAAAGATTTTTATGAGAATGAAGAACTTATTGCCATAACGAAAGAGCTGGCGGATACGCTGCGCCGGAACCGCACCATTGACTGGCAGAAAAGGTCAAGTGCCAGAGCGAGAATGCGTATGCTGATTAAAAAGCTCTTGAAAAAACATAAATATCCGCCAGAGGGTATGGAAGATGCGGTGCAGACGGTAATGCTACAATGTGAACTTTGGACGGATAATAGTGTTGATATGCAATATGAATTTGAATCAGAAATGCCGTTGGCGGCAGAGACAAAGGCGAGGTATGATTGA
- a CDS encoding flotillin family protein — protein sequence MLVGLLAFIVMAIALTCWVKAPPDVAFILSGWRAKPRMLVGQGGVKVPLLERVDRLYLGQMTVDIRTQQSVPTNDFINVKVDAVAKVSVDDSDEARLLASKNFLNLTPELIADQLRDSLEGNMREIVGTLSLKEISTNRDSFSEQVKAAAAQDMERLGIKVISCNIQNITDETGLITDLGADNTARIRKDASIAKALADRDVSVKQAEAMKEANDAKVKAELEIAQRQNELAIRKAELKRESDIKQAEADAAYAIQEQEQRKAIETATVDAEIAKANREEALRKQQVAVREQELAAEVQKKADAEKYNISKQAEAELAKRQRESEAKLYEQQRDAEAQKAQAEAKKYAMEQEAAGITAKAQAEAEAIRLKGEAEAAAMDKKAEALKKYGKAAMAQMAIEILPKVAAEVAKPLGTIDKVTIFGGGNGSGMSSMSDNVPLVMAKTIQTIKEATGVDIAEIMRAESYEAKTTKNVNVTGMTEKEAREAVGAATMAEAIPAK from the coding sequence ATGTTGGTTGGTCTTTTGGCCTTTATCGTTATGGCGATTGCCCTTACCTGTTGGGTAAAGGCACCGCCCGATGTCGCGTTTATTCTCTCCGGCTGGCGGGCTAAGCCGCGCATGCTCGTGGGCCAGGGCGGCGTGAAGGTGCCGCTGTTGGAACGGGTGGACCGTTTGTATCTCGGTCAGATGACGGTGGACATCCGCACTCAGCAGAGTGTGCCCACCAATGACTTCATCAACGTCAAGGTAGACGCCGTAGCCAAGGTTTCCGTGGATGATTCCGATGAAGCCCGCTTGCTGGCTTCCAAGAACTTCCTGAACCTCACGCCGGAACTCATCGCCGACCAGCTGCGTGATTCTCTCGAAGGCAATATGCGTGAGATTGTGGGCACACTGTCCTTGAAGGAAATCAGCACCAACCGCGATTCGTTCTCGGAACAGGTTAAGGCTGCCGCTGCACAGGATATGGAACGCTTGGGTATCAAGGTGATTTCCTGCAACATCCAGAACATCACTGATGAGACCGGCCTCATCACGGATTTGGGTGCGGACAACACGGCCCGTATCCGCAAGGACGCTTCCATTGCCAAGGCTTTGGCTGACCGGGATGTCAGCGTAAAACAGGCTGAAGCAATGAAGGAAGCCAACGATGCCAAGGTCAAGGCGGAACTCGAAATTGCTCAGCGTCAGAATGAGCTGGCCATCCGCAAGGCAGAACTCAAACGGGAATCCGACATCAAGCAGGCAGAGGCTGATGCGGCTTATGCCATTCAGGAACAGGAACAGCGCAAGGCCATCGAGACGGCTACGGTGGATGCGGAAATCGCCAAGGCCAACCGCGAAGAAGCTCTGCGCAAACAGCAGGTAGCTGTCCGCGAGCAGGAACTGGCGGCAGAGGTTCAGAAGAAAGCGGATGCGGAAAAATACAACATCAGCAAGCAGGCTGAAGCTGAACTGGCCAAACGCCAGCGCGAATCCGAAGCAAAACTCTACGAACAGCAGAGAGATGCCGAAGCCCAGAAAGCCCAGGCTGAGGCTAAGAAATACGCCATGGAGCAGGAAGCTGCCGGTATCACCGCCAAGGCGCAGGCCGAGGCCGAAGCCATCCGCCTGAAAGGTGAAGCCGAAGCTGCTGCCATGGACAAAAAGGCGGAAGCCCTCAAGAAATACGGCAAGGCGGCAATGGCGCAGATGGCTATTGAAATCCTGCCCAAGGTTGCCGCTGAAGTGGCTAAGCCACTGGGCACCATCGACAAAGTTACCATCTTTGGCGGCGGCAATGGCAGCGGCATGTCCTCCATGAGTGACAACGTGCCCTTGGTCATGGCCAAGACAATCCAGACCATCAAAGAAGCTACCGGCGTAGATATCGCCGAAATCATGCGGGCAGAAAGCTATGAGGCCAAAACGACGAAAAATGTCAACGTCACCGGCATGACGGAAAAAGAAGCCCGGGAAGCAGTGGGAGCTGCCACCATGGCCGAAGCCATCCCCGCAAAATAA
- a CDS encoding restriction endonuclease subunit S: MKCEIKTLGELSIEGKGSYGIAASAVEYSPNLYTYLRITDINDDGTIKKDGLKSVADDRAEEYLLRPNDIVFARTGASTGRNYFYDGSDGEFVYAGFLIKFSIDTQKVNPYYIKYFCQSDIYKQWVQSFNTGSTRGNINAKTYSDMQIPLPPRKQQDFLVSILKPIDDKIAANKEINKNLEEQAQLFYKKFDFNCQAWREGTVGDVVTLQRGYDLPKTKMIKGKYPVAGSTDTIFYHNQYMAEPPCIVLGRSGNIGKPRLYLEPCWPHNTSLFTKQFKNSNPLWVYFMLYHLDYSMFQGGSAVPTLNRNHIHSYAIKIPPIAEQNKFAQTIEPLIKAIFHNRKEIETLSKLRDTLLPRLMSGEIDVSCVS; the protein is encoded by the coding sequence ATGAAGTGTGAAATTAAAACATTGGGAGAACTTTCAATAGAGGGAAAAGGCTCTTATGGAATAGCTGCGTCTGCTGTTGAATATTCACCTAATTTGTATACATATTTGCGTATAACAGATATTAATGATGATGGGACTATAAAAAAAGATGGTTTGAAGTCTGTTGCCGATGATAGGGCAGAGGAGTATTTGCTTCGGCCTAATGATATAGTATTCGCGCGTACAGGCGCTAGTACTGGTCGTAATTATTTTTATGATGGTAGCGATGGCGAATTTGTATATGCAGGATTTTTAATAAAATTTAGTATAGATACGCAAAAGGTAAATCCATACTATATTAAATATTTTTGTCAGTCTGATATTTATAAGCAATGGGTGCAATCTTTTAATACAGGGAGTACAAGAGGAAATATCAACGCTAAGACATATTCGGATATGCAAATACCATTGCCGCCAAGAAAGCAACAGGATTTTTTGGTATCAATTTTGAAGCCAATAGATGATAAAATTGCTGCGAATAAAGAAATAAATAAGAATTTAGAGGAGCAAGCACAGCTTTTCTATAAAAAGTTTGATTTTAATTGTCAGGCTTGGAGAGAAGGAACTGTCGGAGATGTGGTCACATTACAAAGAGGGTATGACCTGCCAAAAACGAAAATGATAAAAGGTAAATACCCAGTGGCAGGCTCAACGGATACAATTTTTTATCATAATCAATATATGGCAGAACCACCCTGTATTGTTTTAGGGCGAAGCGGCAATATTGGAAAGCCAAGACTATATCTTGAACCATGTTGGCCACATAATACATCGTTGTTTACTAAACAATTCAAAAACAGTAATCCTTTATGGGTTTACTTTATGTTATATCATTTAGATTACAGTATGTTCCAAGGTGGTAGTGCCGTTCCTACACTTAACCGTAATCATATCCACTCCTATGCAATAAAAATACCGCCGATTGCGGAGCAGAATAAATTTGCACAAACTATCGAACCGTTGATAAAGGCAATATTCCATAATAGAAAGGAAATAGAAACTTTATCAAAGTTAAGAGATACATTACTTCCACGACTTATGTCTGGTGAGATTGATGTATCGTGTGTTAGTTGA
- a CDS encoding AAA family ATPase, producing MGKILGIAIKNYGSLRDIKMGKLFSDRNADELGNMVAIIGPSGNGKSTIADAFGFISDCISSDVETACDEKNRGGFDQLISQCGAKDIRFEIYYKESQNSRPITYELTISTDKNNRPYVKEERLRQRRAGNSYGWPLSFLHLVDGKGYAFEGAEGGQVDDEGNETVGTKVAVELSESRTLGIVTLGVMKQYSRIEKFLSFLKSWYLCYFTPDAARQLQTASPSPYLNKTGSNINNVAQYMYRENSDEFKKILLDIQDKIPNIERIEPVKLPNGQMVLEFFQKGFSEPFFSPRMSDGTLKLFAYYLLLHERNPRQLVFVEEPENGLYHKYLASLAIEMKRNVGKGYAKQLFVTTHSPFFVNALTPKQVWVLEKGEDGFSKIRRASEYDFVNDLTSEGASVGDLWYSEYFG from the coding sequence ATGGGAAAAATATTAGGCATAGCTATTAAGAACTATGGCTCATTACGCGATATAAAAATGGGAAAACTATTTAGTGACCGCAATGCTGATGAATTAGGAAATATGGTTGCGATTATCGGCCCTAGTGGAAATGGTAAGAGTACCATAGCTGATGCGTTTGGTTTTATTTCCGATTGCATATCCAGCGATGTAGAAACGGCTTGTGATGAAAAGAACCGTGGTGGCTTTGACCAGCTTATATCGCAGTGTGGCGCAAAAGATATTCGTTTTGAGATTTACTATAAGGAAAGCCAAAATTCAAGGCCTATAACCTATGAGTTGACTATCAGTACAGATAAAAATAACAGACCGTATGTAAAGGAAGAACGTTTGCGGCAGAGAAGAGCAGGTAATAGCTACGGATGGCCGTTATCATTCCTTCATTTAGTAGATGGTAAAGGTTATGCTTTTGAAGGTGCAGAAGGTGGACAGGTAGATGATGAGGGGAATGAAACTGTAGGGACAAAGGTGGCAGTAGAGCTTTCGGAAAGCAGAACTTTAGGCATAGTCACACTGGGCGTAATGAAGCAGTATTCACGTATAGAAAAATTCCTGTCATTTCTGAAAAGCTGGTATTTATGCTATTTTACCCCTGATGCTGCAAGACAATTACAAACAGCATCACCATCGCCATACTTAAATAAAACGGGCAGTAACATAAATAACGTTGCACAATACATGTATCGTGAAAATTCTGATGAATTCAAGAAAATATTATTAGATATACAAGATAAGATTCCTAATATTGAACGTATAGAGCCTGTAAAATTACCCAATGGGCAAATGGTATTAGAATTTTTCCAAAAGGGATTTAGCGAACCGTTTTTTTCACCGCGTATGTCTGACGGTACATTGAAGCTTTTTGCTTATTATTTGCTGCTACATGAGCGTAATCCTCGTCAGCTTGTATTCGTAGAAGAACCAGAGAATGGCTTATATCATAAATATTTGGCAAGTTTGGCGATTGAGATGAAAAGAAATGTTGGCAAAGGCTATGCAAAACAGTTATTTGTAACAACACATAGTCCGTTCTTTGTAAATGCCTTAACGCCTAAGCAGGTTTGGGTGTTGGAAAAAGGAGAAGATGGTTTTTCAAAGATAAGACGAGCTAGTGAGTATGACTTTGTAAATGACCTGACTTCCGAAGGTGCAAGTGTTGGTGATTTATGGTATAGTGAGTATTTTGGCTGA
- a CDS encoding MIP/aquaporin family protein — translation MVTGTENLFGEFMGTMVLLVFGCGVCANMTLTKSKGQGGGWICIGFGWAFAVTLGVFTATTLGAPQGDLNPAVTLAKMMAGIYTFNQFVMTSIVQILGGIVGAAIVWLAYLPHWAETEDPAAKLGVFSTGPAIRNPAANFLCEAIATFFLMFVIWMIFSKPVGTLVPGYGPYIVGILILALGLSLGGPTGYAMNPARDLGPRIAHAILPIAGKGSSDWGYAWIPVVAPLCGALVAYLVASSCGVLG, via the coding sequence ATGGTAACAGGTACGGAAAACTTGTTCGGCGAGTTCATGGGCACGATGGTCCTGCTCGTCTTTGGTTGCGGCGTTTGTGCAAATATGACGCTGACCAAATCCAAAGGCCAGGGGGGCGGCTGGATTTGCATAGGCTTCGGATGGGCATTTGCCGTTACTCTCGGTGTATTCACGGCTACGACGCTGGGCGCGCCTCAGGGGGATCTGAACCCGGCTGTTACGTTGGCTAAGATGATGGCTGGTATTTATACCTTCAACCAGTTCGTGATGACTTCTATCGTACAGATTCTCGGTGGTATCGTTGGTGCTGCTATCGTATGGCTGGCATACCTGCCGCATTGGGCTGAAACCGAAGATCCGGCTGCTAAGCTCGGCGTATTCTCCACGGGCCCGGCTATCCGCAATCCGGCTGCTAACTTCCTCTGCGAAGCTATCGCTACGTTCTTCCTGATGTTCGTCATCTGGATGATTTTCTCCAAACCGGTTGGCACGCTCGTTCCGGGCTATGGCCCCTACATCGTTGGTATCTTGATTCTGGCTCTTGGTCTTTCCCTGGGTGGCCCCACGGGTTATGCCATGAACCCCGCCCGTGACCTTGGTCCGCGCATTGCCCATGCAATCCTGCCGATTGCTGGCAAAGGCAGCTCCGATTGGGGTTACGCTTGGATTCCTGTTGTTGCTCCTCTGTGCGGTGCACTGGTAGCTTATCTCGTTGCTTCCAGCTGCGGCGTTCTTGGATAA